The Rattus norvegicus strain BN/NHsdMcwi chromosome 2, GRCr8, whole genome shotgun sequence nucleotide sequence TTTGAGAAGGATATTTCTAAATAGCATTTGGTGAAAAAAAAAGTACCCATATTAATAAGCTCTCAACTTCCAAATAGGAAGACAAACAACCCAATTTGAAAGTGTGCGAATGGTTTGAGCCTACATTCCGTTAAAGAAGATAAGCGAATGAGCGGGAAGTGCATGAAGACCTGCTTAGCTTCAGTCAATAGGGAGGTGCAAGTTAGGTCACAATGAGGTGCGTTTACTTAACCTGCAGGAGAGCCATTGTCAGAGCCGCACACAATGCCAACTTCCTGTGAGGGTGGGTACATGAAATGGCTCAGCTACTTTGAAAAATAGCTTGCAGCATCCCTAAGAAATTAGTTCTACACAGGGaatggtggcccatgcctgtagTTCTAACTTAGGGAGTAGGGGTGGCCAGATCCCTGAGTTCTAggctagaccctgtctcaaacaacaacaaaaggttcACTTTCTTGTGGAATCCAAAAATTATCCTTCTATAATTCTACTGAAGGGAAGTAAAAACCTGAGTGCAGGGAAATCTTGATGCAGTGACTCATGTTTCTCAACGTGATGTGGCAGTCTGTCCTTGTGACTTCTCCAGCACAGTAACATCAGAATAGCTCAGtgttttgttctggtttggtttgacttttttgtttgtttgttgttgttttttttaacacattGACTCAGAGCTTcaaaggcaaaggggagagagCCAGAGGGAGAGATAGgagcagggaagggagacaggTACATGAATAGAAAGGAGACacatagaaacagaagagagatacagaggaaggcagggagggagggagaaaaagagagaaactatGTTATTTTCTAGGCTCTAGCCTTGGGAAATATGCACTGTATATTCTATTGTATTCTATTGTTTGAAACAGTAACAAGGCACCCCAGGACCTCCACCTCAAAAAGGAAAGCTATAATGTCACTTTaggagaactgtgtgtgtgtgcgtgtgtgtgtgtgtgtgtgtgtgtgtgtgtgtgtgtgtgtgtgtgtgtgtaagtaaccTTCCATAACTATTTTccactcttctttttcttcaaagtTCCAGTGATCTCACATCCATTCTTGTTCTCCACATGTGACCTCCCTGGCAGTCACTGCAAGAAACTGAAGCTCCCAGACAAGAACGCCTACCAGCTCTTCCCATGGCATCTCCCCAGTGACCTGCTACCTCTGTTCACTTATCCCTCCCATAACCTTCCTGAAACAGAGTGCCCTACTCCATGCTCTCAGCCAAGGACAGCTCTGTACCCCAGATTCCACCTCTCTTACCTGCCAGGAGCACGGTGCTCCAGTGCGTCCTCAGCACCACTGATATTCTTTCTGCAGCACTGTTCCTTTCAACATGCAGAAgtgttttctccttcctcccccaccaccatcaccaccttctccttcacttcctcctctttctcctctcccttttgcTGTATGTTAAAAAAGCTCTTCTGCTAGCCCCACCTAGCCTGATTTAGAATAAGACCCTAATTTAAAACTAACAACCCCTCCCATTGACAATGATAAATTGGACACTAATATATGATAATAAAACTGCTTAAATGACTACTTACGTCTAACTGCCACCATGCAGATAATGACTAACCTTCATCGTGAGCTGATGGATTTGGAatcccctgagagacacacttCAGGGCACATGGGTGAGAACATTTTCTGGGAGACTTAACTGAAGAGGGAAGGCCCACCCCAAATGTGAGCATCCTGTGAGTTTGGTATCCTGGGCTGAGTAAGAAGGAATAAAGTTGTGCGTGACTTGAGTCCTTGCCTGTCAGTTTGACTGTGCCTGGAATtaacaaaaaaaccaagcagTTGGGCATACCTGTGAGAGATTGGGttgtttgtgttgtgttgtattgttTTTTGGTTGGATTATTTGAGGTAGAAGACTCACCTTACTTCCGAATCATTTGAGGTTAGAAGAACCATACCaaatctgggtcacaccttctggTGGAAGCCCAAATAAAATaacagggaagaaggaagcttttgctttttgcctgcttgcccatactctcactggcaagttcatctgtcTTGTTTCTGGACCATTTCTTTGCTGGTGTTAGAACCTATTTCCTTGGGATTCTGGTGTAGATTCTGCATGGTGGCAGCTTTCTAGGATTTGGGATTAGAGATTGGGACTGCTGAACCATCCAGTCTTATAGGCTGAACAACCACCGGACCCTCAGCTTTTCTGtcatgagacagccattgttggaatGCTTGACCACAGCTTAtataagccactctaataaattccctttcaatttatatttgattcaatatatattaattcattctatcagttctgttcctttagaaaaccctgactaatGCAAAGAGAAAGTGTTTTACACTCCTACAGTGCATCCATTGTAAGGGACTGCTGATTTCCAGGAGAGCTCCCCCAACTATGAACCATAGTCCCTGCTGTAGATGAGACATCCCGATGGTATTCCCACTAGCTTCAAGGCTTTAAGTTGCATCTCTCTGCTGGTGATCCAGTTGGAGCTCTCTGTTTCTTGATACAATGTGTCAAGCTACCTCACTCTCCCACTGTCATAGCTAACATCACTCTTTTTGCCTCCTTATTTTTTGCCATGGTGGACCATGTCCTCAcactgtgagccaagataaacttttccttaagttgattttgtcagatattttgtcagaGTGATGAAAAAAGTAACCAATGTGgaaagttggtaccaggaacaGGACTGTTGCTGTGAGAAACCTTTGGAATGGTTTGGAAACATGGAATCCTGTGTAGCTACAGGCTGAAGAAACTCCAGTTTGTTGTAATCCAGGATTAATGGTCCATTTGGTGGGATCTCAGGATGTTAAAACTTATGTGGTTGGAGACTTAGCTTACAAAGCTTCAGGAGAAACAAGGACACTACTGAGAAGTGGGCTAGAGGCCATTTGTACTACATTCTGATATAATCTGGTAGAATTGTGCTTAGGTCCTGAAAAGCTGAGCGTGAATTCAAAAGGAGTGAACTAAGTTGTGCAGCAGAGGAAATCTCCAGCCTGTGGCATGGTTGTTACTCACTGCTCTTGTTTGACTCTATGGTGaaaaagagcagaaagagaaTGACAAAAAGGAGTGCACATTGGGAAAATGACAAGGTTGGGTTCACTGAAAGGAAGCCCCAAGAGGTCCCTGCATATAACTGTACAGGTGAAGACCAATTCTCAAAGGAGATGACAAACTTGGGGATGTTGTCAAGGAAAGCTGCAAGCATGGAGCAGAGTCTAACCAAGAGAAATGCTACGTGTGCACGTGCTTCTGGTGGCTGGACtggaggggagtgggaggggcggGGGGGCACCAAAGGCGTTTGGAGCCCAGATGAACCACTGTGATTCCTAGATGCCAGCCATGGAGCTTCAGCTTCTTCTCCTGGATTCCATCTTGCTTTGGCCCAACATTCCATTGCTGTGACCTCCCCACCACTCCTccattttaaaatgagaagatTTATTCTGTACCATTGTACAGTGGAagcctgtaatttaaaaaaaaagtagtttgtCTTAATTCTCAGCAGAGACTTTGAGCTTTTGAATGGCATTGAAATTGTTAAGACACTGGGGACTTTTAGGGataaagtaaatacattttacattatgAAATGAATACAAGACTTTAGGGTTTGGGGTCGGAATGCTATGGTTAAAAGTGACGTGCTTGGATGTCAGATTGTCAGGGGACAGGCATCatctttgtctgtttctttgaCTGTGGACACAAtgggaccagctgcctcatgcttACATCAGCAAGAACTGCTTTCAGTACCACATCTTTCCCATTGTTATGGTCTAAACTGTTCAACTGTGAGGCAGAGTAGACCATCcctttttaaagttgtttttgttgttttattctcacagcaatgagaaaagttaGCAACACAGCTGAGTGACAAGTGGTTTATGCAATGTAAGATTTTAGTATAAATAGAGGTTTTGAGGAGCTGGTTATGTCTGCACATACTGGAGAGTCTGGGTGAAGGAAGTGATGAGTCCAGTGCTCTCCAGCCTGATGTAGGTGGAGGTGCAGGTGGAGGTGCAGGTGGAAGAggaggtgcaggtgcaggtggaGGTGCAGGTACAGGTGGAGGTGCAGGTGCAGGTAGAGATGAAGGTACAGTTGCAGATGTGGGTGGGGGTGCAGGTGCAGGTGGAAGTGCAGGTGGAGGTGCAGGTGGAAGAggaggtgcaggtgcaggtggaGGTGCAGGTACAGGTGGAGGTGCAGGTGCAGGTAGAGATGAAGGTACAGTTGCAGATGTGGGTGGGGGTGCAGGTGCAGGTGGaagtgcaggtgcaggtgcaggtgcaggtagAGATGGAGGTGCAGATGCAGATGCGGGTGTGGGTGCAGGTGCAAGTGTAGGCGATGAACATGAAACTTTCTAGGACCACTCTAAAAGAATTCTTACCCTCTCCTTTTGTAGGTATGGAGCCAAGACTCCAGAAGTCTAAACCCAAGGTAATGCTGAAGAGGGCCAATTTATGGTGTCAGAAGAATTTATACCTGTGAACATGAACTGTACACTTCCAATAAATAAACTGATTAATATGTGATatgtctttaaatatctgttatatGAAGTGCTCACAACCTTAAAAGGTTTTATGAGAAAGTCAGGGTGCTAattgagaagaagaagaatgctAAAAATCCCAATGCAAGATGGGTAGCTCTTGATGAAACTGGAGGTTGCAAATCCTAAATTCTGCCAGACTCTCTTCATAGCACaagccttcctttctcctctgagcaaatTAGTCTCTCTACCCTCAGAATTTGTAGTGGTATCTCTTAAAGTGAGTCTCTTACACAGGACTACTGACTTTCAGGAAAGTTAGTCCCCACCATGAACCACATCCCAGGACACCCCAATCACTGATGTTGGTGAGTGGTATCCCCCTAGTTTCAAGGCTTTGAGCAGGGATGCTGATGACCAAGTTGTAGCTCAGACCTCTTTCCTGAACTCCAGACATGTGCATTCagccactttttaaaaagttcactTGGATACCCACGAGGGCATCTTCACATAAACAATGTCAAAAATGAGCAGGTTTTGCTAGTCATGGCGGCTCACACCTCAGTCCCACTCAGAAGGCTAAAGCCAGAGGATTGATGTGAAGTTGAGgcaagtctgggctacataatgagttccacgCTAGCCCAGGGTACTGAGTAAGACTCCCAGaccccaaaaagaaacaaacagcaatgatggcaaaaatcaaaaacaaagctCAGTTCCTGTAAACTTGATCCCCTTGCTGTTCTGTCTTTTTCATACTTTAGTGACAGCTCTGCGACATTCTTGTCATCTCGGTCTCCTACATTCCCATCTCAAATTCTCTGGAACCCTGCTGATACTTCTAGAACTTGCTGCTTCTCACTGACAGCGCTGCCAGGGTCCTGGCCTCTCTGACATCCCCACCTGTGCTGCTGGCATGGCCTCCAAACTGAAGCTTTCCTTCTGGCTTTGCCCTCTTCACCTTTCACTCTGACACAGTTGACAGAAAGCCTGTTGAAAATGCAAGCTGTGCCCTAGAGAGATGGTTCGGGGCGGGGGACCtcattccattcccagcacccacacgactGATCACAACTGTCTGTGCCTTCCGTTCCGTGGATCcgatgccctgttctggcctACGTGGGCACTGagcatgcatgtgatacacacatgtacatgcaggcaaaacccttATACACGGGAGACAATAGACATAAACActttttagaggaaaaaaattaaaatgcaagtCATATCAATACACTTTGCCCTCAACCTGTACTGGCTTTCTGATTCTCCCGGAGTGGAATCTGGCATTATTACAGTGGCACGTGTAACCATAGCCGATCCTTCCCTTGTCACTCTCCATCCCatatcttccttctcttttgaCTCATCACTTAGCCATGCTGCCTGTGTGAGGGGATTACATCATACCACGACCTCAGTCAGAGAGCCCATCCTCCACACAGCCACAAACATGGCCTCTCAGTTACTGTCTCAGGGGGCAGGCCCTGGCACCGTTTTTAAGATGTCAGATGTCCTATTCCTGGCTATTGTTTTTGTGTTCCTCCACTACCGACCCTTGTTACCTGGGATCCCTTTGTGGATTCTTAGcctcattaataaaataattccaAAACAGACTCTGAAGGAAGCTGAAGAACATTTTTATTAGCGTTTGAAAGGAAGACCACAGGGCAGGCAAGCTGGACAGTCTTGGCAGCTGCTGGAGGGAAggagatgaagaaaatgaagggAGAAAGACCCATCTTTTAAATGAAGGTCCAAGCAAGCAGGCAGTCAGGCAGCTCTGGAGATCAGTGGGTATTGGTGTGACCGGGGTCGCTGGGGAAGTGTTAGAGAGTGAGAAGCTCTAAGTGGTCAGGAAAAGAGACAGCTTattaagaaagtgaaagaaagcaTTTCCAAGAATAGGAGTGGACTGGTGACCTGAGGGAAAAGCCCCAAAACTCAGGGCTAAGAGGTGAAATTCTCTTTATGGGACATTTACAGAGTACCTGCCTGCTCCACATTTGTACGTTGTGGGCTTTCCTTGAGCATGCTCTGTTCATTAAATGAATGCCGGATTAACAAAGGTTTCCAGTCTTTTTTAGCTTAACTGCTCTCATTAAGGGGTTTGTAATTATTCCTCCCACCTCCTTAGTGTATCTTTAAGTCAAGGAGCCTTTGTGAGAGGGGATCTCTTAGACAGGAGATTGACAGGCCCAGCTGGATGAGGCCTTAAGGGAGGAGACAACAATCTGTTGTGTAATCTTCGGAACAGAAAAGAACGTCATGAGTGGAAGCAGAGTTAGAACTCAGATGTCCCGAGCTTGTGGATGACATCACTGTGACCCTGCACAGCCTCGTGAACTTTGACAATGGCCAAGAACAAACTAAAAGGGGAGAAGTCCAGGAATGTATTTCATATAGccagccacaaaactttcaagGCTAAAAACAAGGCAAAACCAGTTACTACTAATCTTAAGAAGATAAACATTATGAATCATGAAAAAGTCAACAGAATGAACAGGGCTTTTGTAAATATACAGAAAGAACTTGCAAACTTTTCAAAAAGCCTTTCTCTTAAGTCTGTGCAGAAAGAGCTGAAGCACCATGAAAATGAGCCAACGTTGATGAAGTGACATGACTAGTGGCTCCGTTGTAGTACAGTGACAGTGTATCGCATTTCTCCAAAGATCGATAAATTCAATATTTCATACAAAAACCCCTCAGATGTTGTTCCAGGAAGCAGGTGGGCCTCAATTGTCACCTTCTCAAGTGGTGTTTTAAATCTTAAGGAGGGAGCAAAACGGATGCTTCCCTTTCTAGTGTTGCCAGGGTAGCAGAGGCTGGGGCTCAAAGTCAACTATGAGGTATATGTTTGTCCTCAATGGCCTCTGCGGAGTCTACTAATTCCTGTTGCCTCTTAACATTACCCTCTCAAGAGTGAGGTTGTAACATCATCTAAGAGTTGAATTAATATGCCTACCCCTGGCCAAGAACAAGTTCATAATTGCttgtgggttttttggggggatgggatgggagaagtCTCACCCTAAAATCGTCTGACAAGTTCTACCTCCTGTTCTCATTGTCTTCAACATCTAAAACTATGACTGGCAGATAGGCCCTCGACAAGAAAAAGGTTAATAAGGAAGCGAGAAACCACAGAGAGAAATACTATATGGTTTACATGCTACGCAGTTGTGTTAGCTATCGCTGGGAGCTGGTTGTGTCAGCCATAAAGCTACAGTTGTTCCGAGTTTTCCCTTTCTCTACCCTTTCGTTTACTCCGCTGTGCAAACAACAAAGTTGGGGGTACCTCCCTTAGCTCACCCTTTGTCTTCTTCTCTTACTCTATTATTATTACAGCAAGTCCCAGACCAAATCCTGtcccagaccccacccccaccccattatTTAAACCCTGCCACCAGGGTTTTGAAATTACTAATCTGATCATGTCAACCCCCTGCTTAAAATTCTTTGCTGGCTCCAGGACTCTGTCAGGATAAAGTTTACAGCATCGTTCAGTACACACCTCCCTTCCTGACCCTGTCTTctgaccccttcctgcctcttctgCTAAGAGTCATTCTTATACCCTTAGTTCCAACCAGACACGGCCACTGGGGATTTGAGGAGGAATGAGCTATTTAAATGCCCATGCTTTTTGTATGCAGTCCCCGCCGCCTGCCTtga carries:
- the Rbisl2 gene encoding ribosomal biogenesis factor-like — translated: MAKNKLKGEKSRNVFHIASHKTFKAKNKAKPVTTNLKKINIMNHEKVNRMNRAFVNIQKELANFSKSLSLKSVQKELKHHENEPTLMK